The region TTGTTTCTTCCTTAGATAATGCATATCGAATCGAATATCAGCTATTACAAACATCAGAATATAGCTTGGTTCGATTAGATAAAATAAGTGTGACTCTCGGTAATTCAGTCACATTATCTGAAGTTGAGTTGTTGGAGGTAGCGAATAATTATGCTGATGAAATACGGACTAAAATACAGGTAAATATTAATACAGACAAAAATAATGCTGTATTTTTACAATCGTTAATTACAGATTTTGATGAGTATTATCATGAAGCTTACGGTCTATCAAAAGATATGGTTGATGGGACTGCTGATTTTTCTAAAATTGGTCAACGTAGTAAAGACATGTCTGTTAAGTTGCTGGCTTTGCAGAGTAAACTTAGTAAGTTTCAAAGCGAACGTTCAGATTCATTTAATTATGCATTTGAATCGGTTAGCGAGCAAGCTGAATCAACGTCTATGATTGGTGTTATTGTTGGAAGTATCACGATTGTACTTTTATTTGCTGTGTCTGTTCCTATTGCTAGCGCGATTCGTTCGAATTTAAAAGGGATCATTGACTCAATGCAAAACATTGCACAAGAAAATGGTGATTTAACCGTTAGATTATCGACTAAGAGCAAAGATGAAATTGGTGATTTAGTTTTTTGGTTTAATAGTTTTATTGAAAAATTACAAGGAGTGATAAAAGACGTCGTTGATATTGCCAAACCATTAGCTGAAACCTCCAATTCGATTCAATCATTATCGAAGCAGACAATCGTTATTTTTGCTCGTCAATCAGACAGTATCGTACAATCTCGAGAATCTGTAGAAGAGATGAACCAAAGTGTTGCAAGTATTACAACCAATGCAGCTGAAGCTGCTTCATCAGCTAAAAATGCCAGTGTTGATGCTGATAAAGGTAAGCAAGTCGTTGAGCATACAGTAAAAGGGATCCGCGAATTATCAAAAAATGTGAATGAATCTGCTCAAACAATTATTCAATTACAAGAAGATACGAATAGGGTGAATGTTGTACTTGAAGTGATTAAAGGTATTGCAGAGCAAACAAACTTATTGGCTTTAAATGCTGCAATAGAGGCAGCAAGAGCCGGGGAGCAGGGAAGAGGTTTTGCTGTTGTTGCTGATGAAGTAAGAAACTTAGCATCAAGAACTCAGGAATCTACAGAAGAAATTAATCAAATGCTTGATCAGTTAAAAACAGCGGCCAGTAAAGCGGTGTCGATGATGGAAAATTCAAGATCCAGTGTAGAAATGAGCGTTGAAAGCGTTAATGAGGCTGGAGACAGTTTATTAGCGATAACAGAGGCAGTTCAAACAATCACTGAGATGAATGGTTCAATAGCGCTTGCAACAGAGCAGCAGCATCAAGTTTCCGGTTTAATAGTTGGCCATGTAGAAGAAATTCAGCATTGTGCTGATGAAGCATCCGAAGCATCTTCAACGATTGCTAATGTAAGTAATCAATTAGCGGAGTTAGCTGGTGAGTTAGAAAATGTGACTTGCCAGTTTAAAGTCTAAAATTAAATATCTAAAACTATTCAAACAAATAGGTGGATGAAAGATGAAAACTCTATGCAAGTCTATCGCACTCATCAGTATATTAATCAGTGGAGCTTCTCAAGCTGAAGTTGTCCTGAATGGCTTTGCTAATATCGTTGCAGGAATGACCAGTTCGAGTGATGAAGAGCTATATGATTTTGATGATTCGTTAGATTTTGAAACGGGTTCTTTACTTGCTATTCAAGCCAGTAGCGATTTAGGCAATGGGCTCGGTGTTACCGCGCAAATTATGTCAAGGGGGGTGGATAACTGGGAGGCAAACTTTGAATGGGCATTCGTGAGTTACGATGCTACTGATAATTTACGTTTTTTATTAGGTAAACAACGAGTGCCATTTTATATGTACTCAGATTATTTAGATGTTTCCTATGCTTATCCTTGGATCACGCCACCAGAAGGTGTGTATAGTGTTGCTTTTGATACATTTGAAGGCTTAGGTGCTATATATAGCGATGAATTTGTTGGTTTTGATACTACTATTCAAGTGATTTATGGCAGTAATACAGAAGATATTAGTCTTGGTGAGGGACCCGTTGAACCGGATTTTAAAGATTTAATGGGGTTGGCGGTTACTGTGAATAAAAACTGGCTCACATTACGTGCTGCATACCTTCAATCTGACATGAATGCGCCATTTTTTGACGGCTTAGCCAATGGCTGGAATTTAGCAGGTTTTCCTGATATTGCTGATAATATCGCGATAGAAAGTGATACTGGTAAATTTGTCGAATTTGGTTTTCAGCTTGATTTTGACAATTTTATTGCTGTTGGTGAATTTACTCGCTTAACCTTAGATGGGACGACTTTGGCAAATCAAGATTCTTACTTTATTCTGGGGGGGTATAAGATAAGCGATTTGCTTATTCATGTTACTTATGGCGCTGATGAAAATGAAAGAGACAATTTTGCCAGTAATGCTCCATCAATACCTGGTCTTAGCGTACCAACACAAGGTCTTATTGCCTCACAGCAGAGGGAAAGCAATTATACTACAGTGGGCGCTCGTTGGGATTTTCACCCTTCAGCTGCTTTAAAATTAGAATATACTGATTTTTCTGATGATACTAATAGCAGTCGAGACGCAGGATTGTTCAGAACAGCAATAGTCACAGTGTTTTAGTATTTTTTTGACAATGAAGATCAATGATAGGTAAACATGTTTAGCAGTAGGTAACGTACTATCAATAACTAAATACCATGTCGAATTAAAATTTTAACATGGTATTTTTGCTGCGAATGAACAGTCGTTATTATGTCGTGGGTTTACTCATGCATAATTTACTTTAAGATTTTTTATACGTTGTGATTCAACTATCTTAAAGTGACAAACTCTTCGGCCCCAGTGGGGTGGATGGCAACAACAGCATCGAACTGAGCTTTCGTTGCCCCCATCTTCATGGCCACACCAAAACCCTGTAGGATTTCATCCATGCCTAAGCCTATACCGTGGATACCGACAACTTTTTCTTCTGGCCCAGCACAAACTAACTTCATCTTACAAGCTTGTCGATGAGCGGTAACAGCAGTGTACATAGAGGTGAAGCTAGAGTTGTAGCACTTGACTTGCTCTGTGCCGTACTGTGCAATGGCTTCTGGCTCAGAAAGGCCCATAGTGCCGATTGCTGGATGACTAAAGACAACGGTGGGAATTAAGCTATAATCCATTTTTGCATCGTCCATTCCATTAAACAAGCGTTCAGCAAGAAGTCGGCCAGCTTTAACGGCAACCGGTGTTAGCTCGACGCCACCTTCGATGATATCACCAACAGAGTAAATACCAGAATTGGTCGTATTTTGTTGTTCATCGACAACAATATAGCCACGATCATTTCGTTTAACTTGGGTATTTTCTAATCCTATATTACCAGTAGAAGGCGTACGACCAATGGCCCAGATCACTGTATCAACTTCAGCTATTGTTTCGTTTTCTAGTGTAAGAGTGAGACTACCATCACTATTTTTAGTGACCGATTTTGGCGTGCTATTGGTATGAAGCGTCGGACCGTCAGTAGCCATTGATTCAATTAGCGCCTCGCTTAACATTGGATCAAAACTGCGTAATGGGGCATGCTTGCGTACGAATAGGTGGGTTTCACTACCAAGTGAATGCAATACACCTGCAAGTTCAACTGCAATATAACCCGCTCCAATAACGGCAACACGTTTAGGTTGTTCTCTGAGCGCAAAGAAGCCATCAGAGTCGATACCATACTCAGCACCTGGGATATTTGGGATGCTAGGTGCTCCGCCAGTAGCAATAAGAATATGATCTGCAGTATATTCTTGACCATCGACCTCTATTGTTCGCTCATTAACGAAGCGGCCATAACCTCTCACTAAGGTGACTTTATTGTTTTCTAAACCTCGATCATATGACCCATGTATTCTATCAATATAGGCTTCTCTGCTGGTGACTAATGTATTCCAATCAAACTTATTGATGGTGACATCGAAGCCATAATCTTTAGCATATAAATGTAAAGCTTCGGCTACTTGTGCGCCATACCACATTACCTTTTTAGGGACACAACCTACGTTAACGCAGGTTCCACCTAGGGCTTTAGCCTCGATGAGTAGTACTTTAGCACCGCGCATTGCCGCACGGTTTGCTGATGCGATACCACCGCTACCAGCGCCAAGACAGATATAGTCAAAATGTTGGGACATTATTATCTCCAGAAGAGGTTGTATGAAATTGACGGATCTTTAAGATTAAAGAGTATTGCAGATATTGTAGGGGGAAACGAAACAGCAAACCACTATATAAATACAAGACTCAAAAAAATGGGTGATTTCTAAGGTGCCATTTAGACTAACGTCGGTGCTGACATTTACTACGATCAGATTGGTTTGGTCCTTTTTTTCCACATTTCATACACTTCCACTCATTCTGTCTTATGGCTAATTCTTTATTGTGATGACTCTTGGAATGATCATTTAACAGTGATATTTTGCTTTCTAGCTGTGTCATTCGAGAGTTCAGCCAGCGACACCCAGGATCGTTGGCTACACTGTTGCGACGGGTAAATTGTTTATGTGTAAATGGCTTATTTCTTGGCTTCAAAATTGAAGTCTTTTTTTTGTGAGAGGGCTGAGGTATTTTTTTAGGTAATTTTAGAGAAGGCAGCTCTAATGCACTTTGCTGTTTAGATGGGAGCGATATCGGATTGCCTTGGCTATCAAGCACTACACCAAGTGGAAGCTGGTCTTGTGTTTTTGCATATAGGGATGTGGAACTGATCATCAAGATTATCAACAATAAACTTGCGGGGAATGGGGTGATGAAACCTAGCCTATACCGATAGGGGACGAATTGAATCGACATGATCCCTGAAGTGCTTAAGAGTGACATTCCTTGTTCCTCTGTGGTCTATTAATAATATAGCTTGATTAAATCTAGTTGAAATTTTGAATATTGACAAAGTCGAATTGTGAGAGTGAATAGCGTCTCTTGTTTAAAGGTAGATATGATGAGTTAGGGTTAGAAAATCCAAGTGAAGTGTATGCCTGCAAATGTTTGATCTAAACCGGATTCAGGTTTCTCTATGTTAGCTTCTAACGTAATATCTTGTTGCGCAAAGGTTCGGCTAATGTGCCCTGATAGAGTGATATTGTGATTAAACAGGTATTCAGTCTCGATGCCTAATTGAAAATGGTTCCGACCATTGTGTTCTTCGGTTACATATTGAAAATCAAAAGCTTGGGTAAGATAGGGGGTGAGAGTAAACCCGTTAATTAATTCCCAGCTACTGTGTAGGCTGGCTTCAACAAAATAACCGCTAGCTTCGGTTGAATAGGTGTAGTTAATAGATGGAGTCAACCACTCAATGGCCGAATAAGTCAGTAAACCAAATAATTCATTATCGTTACAACGCTGGTCACCATAAAACTCAAGTCTTTGGTAGCCAAGCGTGGTTTCCAGATTTTCAGTAAGAGCAAAAGTGTACTGGAGCCCTAAGTTCCATTCATTATAGTGAAGGCTATCAGCGCTGCCTAATCTTGCATAGACGTTTAGATTGTTATGCTGAATAGCGACACTACTCCACATGATCCCGCCTTTAGGTAAATTATTTCGCCCCTCAGAGATATAATGTGAATCCCAGCCCAAATCAATTAAGTATTGAGTGTTATTTTCTGTGTTTGGCGTAAATTTACGGGTGTTATGTGAGTCGTCGATTGTAACGTTGGTGTCTGCCATAATAGCGAATGGGATAATGGTTAAGCTTAGTACTAATGTGAATTCAGGTGTTTTTTTCATCAATAACTCTAACATCAACGAGGCACGGTAATTTTTGCGGATGATACAGATCAATTCTAAAGTGTAAATAATAACACTTAGTATTTGCGATCAGCTTATCAACTCCGGCGTAGAAAGATTTACAGCGGTCAATTTTTGATTTATGTCTAGGTTTACTTAGTCTGACAGTGAGATATTTATGACTGCCAAGGGTGATATTTCTTGAATATCACTCCGTTAGCCCATATCTAGTCTATATAAGCAGTCTAAGATGCTCATTTCTGAGCTGTCGATGATTTAATTTACCAGATGCTGAGGAATAACTATGAGCAACCCTTTGTTAGACAGCGCCATTTTACCATCTTTTTCTA is a window of Shewanella sp. VB17 DNA encoding:
- a CDS encoding porin; this encodes MKTLCKSIALISILISGASQAEVVLNGFANIVAGMTSSSDEELYDFDDSLDFETGSLLAIQASSDLGNGLGVTAQIMSRGVDNWEANFEWAFVSYDATDNLRFLLGKQRVPFYMYSDYLDVSYAYPWITPPEGVYSVAFDTFEGLGAIYSDEFVGFDTTIQVIYGSNTEDISLGEGPVEPDFKDLMGLAVTVNKNWLTLRAAYLQSDMNAPFFDGLANGWNLAGFPDIADNIAIESDTGKFVEFGFQLDFDNFIAVGEFTRLTLDGTTLANQDSYFILGGYKISDLLIHVTYGADENERDNFASNAPSIPGLSVPTQGLIASQQRESNYTTVGARWDFHPSAALKLEYTDFSDDTNSSRDAGLFRTAIVTVF
- the gorA gene encoding glutathione-disulfide reductase, producing MSQHFDYICLGAGSGGIASANRAAMRGAKVLLIEAKALGGTCVNVGCVPKKVMWYGAQVAEALHLYAKDYGFDVTINKFDWNTLVTSREAYIDRIHGSYDRGLENNKVTLVRGYGRFVNERTIEVDGQEYTADHILIATGGAPSIPNIPGAEYGIDSDGFFALREQPKRVAVIGAGYIAVELAGVLHSLGSETHLFVRKHAPLRSFDPMLSEALIESMATDGPTLHTNSTPKSVTKNSDGSLTLTLENETIAEVDTVIWAIGRTPSTGNIGLENTQVKRNDRGYIVVDEQQNTTNSGIYSVGDIIEGGVELTPVAVKAGRLLAERLFNGMDDAKMDYSLIPTVVFSHPAIGTMGLSEPEAIAQYGTEQVKCYNSSFTSMYTAVTAHRQACKMKLVCAGPEEKVVGIHGIGLGMDEILQGFGVAMKMGATKAQFDAVVAIHPTGAEEFVTLR
- a CDS encoding methyl-accepting chemotaxis protein, coding for MDFFRELSIRFKILLIPIVGAAGFCFYLGISMSSMSNIVSSLDNAYRIEYQLLQTSEYSLVRLDKISVTLGNSVTLSEVELLEVANNYADEIRTKIQVNINTDKNNAVFLQSLITDFDEYYHEAYGLSKDMVDGTADFSKIGQRSKDMSVKLLALQSKLSKFQSERSDSFNYAFESVSEQAESTSMIGVIVGSITIVLLFAVSVPIASAIRSNLKGIIDSMQNIAQENGDLTVRLSTKSKDEIGDLVFWFNSFIEKLQGVIKDVVDIAKPLAETSNSIQSLSKQTIVIFARQSDSIVQSRESVEEMNQSVASITTNAAEAASSAKNASVDADKGKQVVEHTVKGIRELSKNVNESAQTIIQLQEDTNRVNVVLEVIKGIAEQTNLLALNAAIEAARAGEQGRGFAVVADEVRNLASRTQESTEEINQMLDQLKTAASKAVSMMENSRSSVEMSVESVNEAGDSLLAITEAVQTITEMNGSIALATEQQHQVSGLIVGHVEEIQHCADEASEASSTIANVSNQLAELAGELENVTCQFKV